One Aquamicrobium sp. genomic region harbors:
- a CDS encoding alpha/beta fold hydrolase, with product MLFEGAGEGPLVLVSSATATPQGLYAGFARALVKAGARAVLTYDYRATGRSPRPAGWRGRINYKDWALHDFAAALAALEAVTPGHPVVGVGQSYGGHALGLSGAADRFARYAMVASMTAWFGFLDDRHAWARMNLVGVPASLLFRDTPRWLGIGEPIPGSCFRDWARWCRMRNYFFDDPDLPETARFEAVRLPILAIGLTDDLWATPRGIADFMARHPNAEVEERWISPQDGGGAIGHLGFFRSRFATTLWPPLIRWLLAGRE from the coding sequence ATGCTGTTCGAGGGCGCGGGCGAGGGGCCGCTGGTGCTGGTTTCCTCGGCGACGGCGACGCCGCAGGGGCTTTATGCCGGCTTCGCGCGGGCGCTGGTGAAGGCGGGCGCGCGCGCCGTCCTGACCTACGACTATCGCGCCACCGGCCGCTCGCCGCGCCCGGCCGGCTGGCGCGGGCGGATCAACTACAAGGACTGGGCGCTGCACGATTTTGCCGCCGCGCTCGCGGCGCTGGAGGCGGTCACGCCGGGCCATCCCGTGGTCGGCGTCGGCCAGTCCTATGGCGGCCACGCGCTCGGCCTGTCCGGCGCCGCCGACCGCTTCGCCCGCTATGCCATGGTCGCAAGCATGACCGCCTGGTTCGGCTTCCTCGACGACCGCCACGCATGGGCGCGGATGAACCTCGTCGGCGTTCCCGCCTCGCTGCTGTTCCGCGACACGCCGCGCTGGCTCGGCATCGGCGAGCCGATCCCCGGCTCGTGCTTCCGCGACTGGGCGCGCTGGTGCCGGATGCGCAACTATTTCTTCGACGATCCGGACCTGCCGGAAACCGCGCGTTTCGAGGCGGTGCGCCTGCCGATCCTCGCCATCGGCCTCACCGACGACCTTTGGGCGACACCGCGCGGCATCGCCGACTTCATGGCCCGCCACCCGAATGCCGAGGTCGAGGAGCGGTGGATCTCGCCGCAGGACGGCGGCGGGGCGATCGGCCATCTCGGCTTCTTCCGCTCGCGCTTCGCGACGACCCTGTGGCCGCCGCTGATCCGCTGGCTGCTGGCGGGGAGGGAATAG
- a CDS encoding pyridoxine 5'-phosphate synthase, with protein MPAKLSVNLNAVALLRNRRDLPWPSVTHLGRLALAAGAHGLTVHPRPDERHTRRADLSLLRALIDDEFPEAEFNIEGFPDAAFLDLVEASQPDQVTLVPDDPAQPTSDHGWDFEAQSAVLAPAVRRLKKGGFRVSLFANPDAAGLAAAKATGADRIELYTGPYGGCHDDPARAAQELRLLAAAAEAARALGLGVNAGHDLTVANLPALVKAVPFLAEVSIGHGLTADALEFGMAGTVARFLKSCGW; from the coding sequence ATGCCCGCCAAGCTTTCCGTCAACCTCAACGCCGTCGCGTTGCTGCGCAACCGGCGGGACCTGCCGTGGCCGAGCGTGACGCATCTCGGGCGCCTCGCCCTGGCCGCCGGCGCGCACGGGCTGACCGTGCATCCGCGCCCCGACGAGCGCCACACCCGCCGCGCCGACCTGTCGCTGCTGCGGGCGCTGATCGACGACGAGTTCCCCGAGGCCGAGTTCAACATCGAGGGCTTTCCCGACGCGGCGTTCCTCGACCTGGTGGAAGCCAGCCAGCCCGACCAGGTGACGCTGGTGCCGGACGATCCGGCGCAGCCGACTTCGGACCATGGCTGGGATTTCGAAGCGCAGTCCGCTGTCCTCGCCCCGGCCGTCCGGCGGCTGAAGAAGGGCGGCTTCAGGGTCTCGCTGTTCGCCAACCCCGACGCCGCCGGCCTCGCGGCCGCGAAGGCAACCGGCGCGGACAGGATCGAGCTCTACACCGGCCCCTATGGCGGCTGCCACGACGACCCGGCGCGGGCGGCGCAGGAGCTTCGCCTGCTCGCCGCCGCCGCCGAGGCCGCGCGGGCGCTCGGCCTCGGCGTCAATGCCGGCCACGACCTCACCGTCGCCAACCTGCCGGCGCTGGTCAAAGCCGTTCCCTTCCTCGCCGAGGTCTCCATCGGCCACGGCCTGACCGCCGACGCGCTCGAATTCGGCATGGCCGGGACGGTCGCGCGGTTCCTGAAATCCTGCGGCTGGTAG